The Couchioplanes caeruleus nucleotide sequence GAGTCGCCGTGCCCCGGTGCGTCGTACGCCAGCACCGGCAACCCGGCCTCGTGCAGCGCCGGGACGAAACCCGCCCACGAGGCGGCCCGCGACTGGAACCCGTGCACCATCAGCACCGGGCGGGAACCGTCGCCCCACCGGTACGTCTTCACCGTGACGCCGTCGTGGTCCAGGTCGGACACCGCGGCAGCGTCCATCACCTGCTGCTGGGCGGGCCGCACCTCGGCGCGCCGCACCGGCTCGATGAACAGCTTGAACGCCGCACGCCCGGCCAGCCGCGGCGCTACGTACGAAACGGCGTTCAACCGGCTGCTGAGTGACGGTGCTGCCATGGTGTCTCCTTGGTGGACTTCTCGGTCAATTGACCTGTCGGACCCTTCCGGCCCAGAACCGATCGCGCAAGCTGCGCCGCAGGATCTTGCCGCTGGGGTTGCGCGGCAGCGCGTCGATGACGTCGTACGACGTGGGCACCTTGAAGTCGGCGATCTCGTCGCGCAGGAACAGCATCAGCTCCCGCGGCCTCGCCGCACGCCCCGGGCGGAACACCACGAACGCGTGCACCGCCTCGCCCCACTTCTCGTGCGGGATGCCGACCACCGCGGCCTCGGCCACGGCGGGATGCTTGGCGAGCGCGCTCTCGATCTCCGCGGGGTAGACGTTCTCCCCCGCCACGATCACCGTGTCCTTGATCCGGTCGCAGACGAAGACGAAACCCTCCTCGTCGAGGTAGCCGGCGTCCCCGGTGTGCACCCATCCGTCCACAAGGGTCGAAGCGGTCGCCTCGCGCAGGCCCCAGTACTCCAGCATGACCGCGGGCGTACGGATGCAGATCTCCCCGATTTCCCGCGCGGGCAGGCGCTCACCTGCCGAATCGATGACCTTGACCTCGATCCCCGGGTACGGGCGGCCCGCCGCCTGCAGCCGCGGACTTCCCGTCACGTGCTCGGCCGGCGGGAGGCAGACGGCCGTGTTGCCCGTCTCGGTCAGCCCGTAGATCTGGGCGAACTCGCACCCGATCTCGTCGATGCACTGCTGCAGGAGCGTCGCCGAGATGGGCGAACCGCCGTACACCACCTTGCGGAGGCTGGCGAAGTGGGCGGGCGTGGCCCGCGGCTCGCTGAGCATCATCTGCAGCATCGCCGGCACCACGCAGGCGATGGTGATGCCGGCGTCGCGGATCAGGTCCACCGCCGTGGCGCCGACGAACATCCGCATCGACACGATGGTGACGCCGGCGTTGAAGCCCTGCGTCGCCCACCAGATGCCGCCGACGTGGAAGCCCGGGATGCCGATCAGGCTGACGTCGCCGGGGCGCAGGTCGATCCACTCCAGGCCCTGCGACTCCATCGCGTCGCGTACGGCGAAGAAGCTGCGGTGCGCGAGCACCACGCCCTTGGGCAGGCCGGTGGTGCCGCTCGTGTACAGCTGGGCGACCGGGTCGTCCCACCCGCCGCCCTCGTCGACGCCGGTGTCCGGGAACCCGCGCTGCCAGGCCGGCAGACCGGTACCCGGCCCGTCGGGACCGTCGAGCGCGACGATGACCGGCGCGCGCTCCAGCTCGGCGACGACCTTCTCGGCCGCCGGCAGGAACTCGTCCTCGACGAACAGCACCGCCGTGCCGGAGTCGGCGAGGATGTGCCGCACCTCCACGGGCGTGAGCCGCCAGTTGATCGGGACCAGCACCGCGCCGGCCTTCGCGCAGCCGAACAGGACGTCGTAGTAGTGCTCCGACTCCTTCCCCAGGAAGGCCACCCGGGCGCCGGCGGCCAGACCCTGCGCGCGCAGGCCGTGCGCCGTACGGTTGCTCCGGCGATGCAGGTCTCCGTACGTGACGCTCCGGTCCTCGCAGAGCACCGCCGGATGATCGGGGCGCTCGGCGGCGTGGAAGGCGATCGACTGCTGCAGCGTACGGAGCTGCGGGAAGTACAACGACATCGGGCGAACTCCTTGCCTGGGGCTGGTCATGACCAGACGTGCGTGTCCGGCCAGAGCCGGCGCCCGGTGAGCGGACCGGACGGGGTGCCCTCGCGCGGCGGTGCCCCCGCCACGGCTTCCATGAGGACGTGCGCGTTGGTGCCGGTGAACCCGAACGAGCTCACCCCGGCGACCCGGCGGGCGGACTCCGGCCAGGCCATGAGCTTGCGGGGCACGTCGATCGAGAGCCGGTCCCAGGCGATGTCCCGGTCGGGCCGGCCGAAATCCGGCTGCGCGGGGATCTCGCCGTGGCTCAGCGCCAGCGCCACCTTGATCAGGCTCGCGGCGCCCGACGCGGTCTCCAGGTAGCCGATGTTGGCCTTGCAGGAGCCCAGGTACAGGGGATCCGCGCCGGGCCGGCCGCGCCCGTACGCCGCGGCCGTGCTCTCCGCCTCGATGACGCCGCCGAGCTTGGAGCCGTTGGCCTGCGCCTCGACGTACCGCACGTCGGCCGGGTCCACCCTGGCGGCCCGCAGCGCCTGCTCCATCACCCGCCGCTGGGCGGCCACCGGGGTCGCCGTCATCGCGGGACGGTCGCCCTGCTGCCAGAGGCCGGTGCCGCGGATGACCGCGTACGGCCGCGGCTCACCCGGCTGGACGTCCTTGAGCCGCTTGAGCACCAGGATGCCGCAGCCCTCACCGCGTACGTGCCCGTCGGCGTCCTCGGCGAACGGACGGCTGCGACCGGTCGGCGAGAGCATGCCGGCGAGGTCGAACACGGCGCTGGTGAACGGGGCCAGCTGCAGGTGGCACGCCCCGACGACGGCGAGGTCGCACTCGCCGCGCCGCAGCGCCGGGACCGCGAGGTGTACGGCGGTCAGCGCCGAGGCGCAGGCGGTGTCCACGGTCAGCACCGGACCGTTGAGCCGCAGCCCGGTGGCGATCCGCGCGGCCGTGGCACTGAGCGCGGCGCCCGTACCCATGTACGGCGACAGGTCCTCCGGCCGCACCCCGTTGCGAAGGTGGGCGTACGGATACTCCAGCGCGCTGACGCCCGCGTACACCCCGACCCGCAGCCCGGAGGTGTCCGGTGCGCCGGCGTCCGCGAGGGCCTGGCCGGCGCAGGCCAGCAGCAGGCGTTGCTGCGGATCCATGTGCCGGGCCTCCTCCTCGCCGAGGCCGAAGCGTTCCGGGTCGAACAGGTCCACGCCGTCGATGTGCACGCCGCGGGCCAGGACGTCCGCGTACGGCTCGAGGTCCGGCGCGCCGGTGTTCCACCGCGGCGGCGGCCGGCGCGGTTCGGCCGGCACGACCCGCTCGTCGCGCAGGGCCGTCCAGAACGCCGCGGGATCGTTGATGCCGCCGGGGAACCGGCACGCCATCCCCACCACGGCGATCCCCTGGTGTTCCTCGGCGTGCTGCCGGGCCGCCATCAGCAGGAGCTGCTCGCGGGTCAGCGTCTCCAGGTACTCGATGTGCTCCTTCACCGCTCAGAGGTCCTTCAGCGCCGCGAGCTCGGCCGCCACCGCGTCGGCGGACATGTCGGCGACCGCCTGCGGCTCCTCGGGCCCGGCCGGCCCGGCGGCCGGGTCGCCGCCGCCGAGCTGCTGCTCGAGGTGCTCGGTGAGCAGGCCGATCGACGGGTAGTCGAAGGCCAGGCTGGTCGGCAGCGCCACCCGCAGCGACGACTCCAGGAAATTCTTCAGCTCGACCGCGCCCAGCGAGTCCAGGCCGACCTCGATGAACTTCGCGTCCGCCGGGACGTCGTCGGGACCGTCGAAGTGCAACGCCCCGGCGACGTGCCCGCGGATCAGCCGGCTCACCGCGGTGCGCCGCTCGGACCGGGGCAGGGCCAGCAGGCCGGGCAGGTCGAGCTCCGCGGCGGTGTCCTGCGGACGCCGCGCCAGCCGCTGGTACAGCAGGTTGGCGGCGCGACCGCCGGCCAGCTTGTCCCAGTCGAACTCGCCGACGACCGCCTGCGGAACCGGCCCGGCGAGCATCGTCGCGAGCGCCGCCGTGCCGCGCCGGGGCCGGATGAAGCGGGTGCCCTGGGCCTCGAGGTTGCGCACGAGCCGCTCGTCGAGCTCCGCGGCCATGCCCACCTCGGCCCACGGCCCCCAGTTCAGCGCGGTGCCCGGCCGTCCCGCCGCGGCCCGCCAGGTCATCAGGGCGTCCACGAACGCGTTGCCGGCCGCGTAGTTGGCCTGGCCCACCGCGCCGATGACCGACGCGACGGACGAGTACCCGACGAAGAAGTCGAGCGTCGGTACCGCGGCGACCGCCTCGTGCAGGTGCCAGGTGCCGTACACCTTCGGGCCGAACACCGCGTCGAGGTCGGGCCAGGACATCTTCGCGATGGGCCCGTCGGCCAGCACACCGGCGGCGTGCAGCACGCCCCCGAGGGGGACCTCCCCGGCGGCCAACTCGGCGACCAGCTCCCGCACGTCGGCGGCGACGGCCACGTCGGCGCGGTGCACCCGCACGTCCACGTCCGGGCCGATCCGCGACCGCACGTCGGCCAGCTCGTCGTCGCCGACCGCCCGCCGGCTCACCAGCGCCACGTGCCGGGCGCCCAGCTCGGCCAGCTTGTGCCCGGCGAGCACGCCGAGCGCGCCGAGACCACCCGTGATCAGGTACGTGCGGTCCGGCCGGATCGCCACCGGGGCCTCCGCCGGCTCGGACTCCAGGGACAGCACGAGCTTGCCGACGTTGGCGCCGCGGCTGAGCACGCCGAACGCCTCCTCGACCTCGTCGAGGGTGTACTCGGTGGTGCGCAGCGCCGCGAGGCTTCCCCGTTCGATGCCGTCGAGGACCTCCCGCAGGATCTCATTGTTGATCCGGAGCAGGTCCTCCTCGGGGAATTCGCTGAGGTCGAAGTTGTGGTACGCGACGTCGGGGCGTTCCGCGGCCGCCCGCTCGGCGGACCACACCCCGATCTTGCCCAGCTCCACGAACCGCCCGCCGCGGCCGAGGGCCCGCATGCCGGCGTCGATGTAGTCCTTGTTGAGGCTGTTCAGCACGATGTCGACGCCCGCGCCGCCGGTGAGCTCCAGCACCTGCGCCGAGAAGTCGAGGGTGCGCGAGTTCAGCACGTGCGCCACACCCTGCTCGCGCAGCAGCGCGTGCTTGTGCGGGCTCGCCGTCGCGAACACCTCCGCGCCGGCCGCCTTCGCCAGCTGGACCGCCGCCTGCCCCACGCCACCGGCCGCGGCGTGGATGAGCACCCGGTCGCCGCGCTTCATGCCGGCCAGCCGGTGCAGCGCGTAGTGCGCCGTGATGTACGCGGTCGGCAACCCTGCCGCCTCGGCGTACGAGATGGACGCGGGCATGCGCACGGCCGAGGCGGACGCGACCGTCACCCGGCGGCGCATGGATCCGATGTGGCTCAGCACCACGTCGTCACCGACGGCGAAGCCCGCCTGCGGTCCCGCGGCGACGACCGTGCCGGCGCCCTCGAAGCCCAGCGGTAGCGGCACGTACGGCACCCCGGTCTCCTCGGCGTACTGCTTGAGCATGCCGAGCGCGTTGAGGACGTCCTTGAAGTTGAGCCCGGCGGCCCGGACCCGCACCTCGATCTCGTCGCCCGTGGGCGCCACGTCCGGCACCGGGGTGAGGCCGAGGCCGCCGAAGCTGCCGTACTCCTTCACGGCCAGCTCGGCGTTGCCGGTGTCGCCCGGCCCGGGCGCGTACGGCAGCAGCCGCCGCACGTGCCGCCCGGAGCCGCGGTAGGCCACCTGGTATTCGTCCTCGGCCGCGGCCACCTCGTCCAGCAGCGCGCCGGCGTCCTCCTCCAGCGAGCGCAGGTCGACGAGCGTGACGCGGTACGCCGGATACTCCGACCACAGCGCCAGCCCGAAGCCCCACAGCGTGCTCGCCGGCAGATGCCCCGCCGTCGCGTCGGTCCCGTCGCCGGGCAGGTGCTGCGCCGCCTCGGTGACCAGGAAGAGCCGGACGCTGCGGCCCTCGAGGACACCGACGAGAGCGAGAAGCTCCCGGTAGTTCTGCTCGTTCTCGGACCGCAGCCGGTCCCCGGCGTCGCCGGCGAGCGGGCGCCACACCCAGCACACGTCCGCGGGCCCGTCGTCGAGCAGCCGGCCCACAGCCGCGGCATCGGGTGCGAACACCAGGTCCGTACCGGTCGCCGCGGCGCGGGCGGCGAGGGCGTGAGCCGCCTCGGGATCCCGGTTGACGACGATCAGCCTGCGCTCGCCCGCGTCGGCGCGGCGTACCAGCGCGCGCTTGAGCCAGCGCGGGCGGTGGAACATCCGCCGGGCCCGGTCACCGGTCTGGGCGACCTGGCGGAACCCGAGCCCCTCGACCACGACCACCGGGCGGTCGCCGTCGAGCAGCATGAGGTCGGCGCGGAAGTCCCCGGACGCTCCCGGCTCGGCGCCGGAGCGACGGACGACCGCGCGCAGCGTCTCGCCCTTCGGCTTCTTGAACAACCGCAGCCGGCCGAAGCGCACCGGCAGGTACGTGCGGCCGTCGTCGATCACGCCGCCGAGGGTCTGGATGACGTTGTCCAGCAGCTCCGGGGGCAGCTGCTCGACGGCTCCGGTGACGCGTCCGCGCATCTGCGAGACCGCGGCGCCCGGGGTGACGCGGGAGAGCGTGCGGATGCGCTGGAACTGCGGGCCGTACATCAGGCCGACGTCGGCCCACTCGGGGTAGAGCTCCGCGCCGGCGCGCTCGTCGAGCGGTGGTTGCG carries:
- a CDS encoding long-chain-fatty-acid--CoA ligase; translated protein: MSLYFPQLRTLQQSIAFHAAERPDHPAVLCEDRSVTYGDLHRRSNRTAHGLRAQGLAAGARVAFLGKESEHYYDVLFGCAKAGAVLVPINWRLTPVEVRHILADSGTAVLFVEDEFLPAAEKVVAELERAPVIVALDGPDGPGTGLPAWQRGFPDTGVDEGGGWDDPVAQLYTSGTTGLPKGVVLAHRSFFAVRDAMESQGLEWIDLRPGDVSLIGIPGFHVGGIWWATQGFNAGVTIVSMRMFVGATAVDLIRDAGITIACVVPAMLQMMLSEPRATPAHFASLRKVVYGGSPISATLLQQCIDEIGCEFAQIYGLTETGNTAVCLPPAEHVTGSPRLQAAGRPYPGIEVKVIDSAGERLPAREIGEICIRTPAVMLEYWGLREATASTLVDGWVHTGDAGYLDEEGFVFVCDRIKDTVIVAGENVYPAEIESALAKHPAVAEAAVVGIPHEKWGEAVHAFVVFRPGRAARPRELMLFLRDEIADFKVPTSYDVIDALPRNPSGKILRRSLRDRFWAGRVRQVN
- a CDS encoding type I polyketide synthase; translated protein: MSSREETTMPAPDSELLRELLLEKYEPIAVVGIGLRFPGGNRTPDGFTEFLRAGGSGIGPVPADRWDVDRFASAEGGRGRIRAAGGGFLDDVDQFDPRFFGISPKEAQYLDPQARLMLETSWEALEHAGLDPARLRRSDGGVYVGVSCVDYSLEVEALEYPELDAYVGTGTAHSAIPGRVSYFLGWRGPSMAIDTACSSSLVALHLAVEGLRRKECSIALCGGVNAMHHPRNHIVFSQAGMLSPDGHCKTFDDSADGYSRSEGCGVIVLKRYSDAKRDGDHILALVRGTAVRQDGESGGLTVPNGSAQDAVMRAALQGAMLEPADVQYVEAHGTGTSLGDPIEVGAIRSVFSDSHSAERPVVIGSLKGNIGHMESAAGIGGVIKAVLQLQHAEVFPHVGMQSPSRHIPWEAYPVSVPLTGRPWESDVRRALVNSFGFAGTISSVVLEQAPARPGSAPADADDAGEPRILAVSARTEEALQRQLARYGDFLAAHPDVRVSDVCYTAAVCRADFPVRTAAVVRSTEELAAALATSKPATGEPGPSAVAMLFTGQGAQYAGMGRALYRRHPEFRRHVDECDRLFAEHLGESIRDLMFGEDAERLNETRYTQPALFTVEYATAMLWRSFGVQPDILMGHSIGEVVAATVAGLFTLADAVRLVSVRARLMQSVSAPGSMIAVSAPAGELRPLIDDLPDVSFAAFNAPGQCVVSGGRAALEALTETLTGRGVRVSRLAVSHAFHSPLMHEVTESFRREMAGLRFGEITVPFISNLTGEPADPAVVGTVDYWVRHIAEPVDFAAGMRTVEARGDHLFLEVGPAPTLIGLGRRCVQPGAGHRWLASMRSSDTDGVTLLQSVAEAYTGGLSVDWAGVFAGVPGRRVELPTYPFDRRRYWLPVKGERHDRAGAVEPSAVRHPLLGDEITTPEQAASGLREFRTRIGPDQPAWLADHVVMDQVVFPAAGYVEAILALQDAVHGETARPLHDVEILEPLLLPADRRTEVRVRLRTGDDGAGTVEIISVDGAGDTAIERTHARAGIAADADGSAALESLGAELSAVAAQPPLDERAGAELYPEWADVGLMYGPQFQRIRTLSRVTPGAAVSQMRGRVTGAVEQLPPELLDNVIQTLGGVIDDGRTYLPVRFGRLRLFKKPKGETLRAVVRRSGAEPGASGDFRADLMLLDGDRPVVVVEGLGFRQVAQTGDRARRMFHRPRWLKRALVRRADAGERRLIVVNRDPEAAHALAARAAATGTDLVFAPDAAAVGRLLDDGPADVCWVWRPLAGDAGDRLRSENEQNYRELLALVGVLEGRSVRLFLVTEAAQHLPGDGTDATAGHLPASTLWGFGLALWSEYPAYRVTLVDLRSLEEDAGALLDEVAAAEDEYQVAYRGSGRHVRRLLPYAPGPGDTGNAELAVKEYGSFGGLGLTPVPDVAPTGDEIEVRVRAAGLNFKDVLNALGMLKQYAEETGVPYVPLPLGFEGAGTVVAAGPQAGFAVGDDVVLSHIGSMRRRVTVASASAVRMPASISYAEAAGLPTAYITAHYALHRLAGMKRGDRVLIHAAAGGVGQAAVQLAKAAGAEVFATASPHKHALLREQGVAHVLNSRTLDFSAQVLELTGGAGVDIVLNSLNKDYIDAGMRALGRGGRFVELGKIGVWSAERAAAERPDVAYHNFDLSEFPEEDLLRINNEILREVLDGIERGSLAALRTTEYTLDEVEEAFGVLSRGANVGKLVLSLESEPAEAPVAIRPDRTYLITGGLGALGVLAGHKLAELGARHVALVSRRAVGDDELADVRSRIGPDVDVRVHRADVAVAADVRELVAELAAGEVPLGGVLHAAGVLADGPIAKMSWPDLDAVFGPKVYGTWHLHEAVAAVPTLDFFVGYSSVASVIGAVGQANYAAGNAFVDALMTWRAAAGRPGTALNWGPWAEVGMAAELDERLVRNLEAQGTRFIRPRRGTAALATMLAGPVPQAVVGEFDWDKLAGGRAANLLYQRLARRPQDTAAELDLPGLLALPRSERRTAVSRLIRGHVAGALHFDGPDDVPADAKFIEVGLDSLGAVELKNFLESSLRVALPTSLAFDYPSIGLLTEHLEQQLGGGDPAAGPAGPEEPQAVADMSADAVAAELAALKDL
- a CDS encoding polyketide synthase; the protein is MKEHIEYLETLTREQLLLMAARQHAEEHQGIAVVGMACRFPGGINDPAAFWTALRDERVVPAEPRRPPPRWNTGAPDLEPYADVLARGVHIDGVDLFDPERFGLGEEEARHMDPQQRLLLACAGQALADAGAPDTSGLRVGVYAGVSALEYPYAHLRNGVRPEDLSPYMGTGAALSATAARIATGLRLNGPVLTVDTACASALTAVHLAVPALRRGECDLAVVGACHLQLAPFTSAVFDLAGMLSPTGRSRPFAEDADGHVRGEGCGILVLKRLKDVQPGEPRPYAVIRGTGLWQQGDRPAMTATPVAAQRRVMEQALRAARVDPADVRYVEAQANGSKLGGVIEAESTAAAYGRGRPGADPLYLGSCKANIGYLETASGAASLIKVALALSHGEIPAQPDFGRPDRDIAWDRLSIDVPRKLMAWPESARRVAGVSSFGFTGTNAHVLMEAVAGAPPREGTPSGPLTGRRLWPDTHVWS